One region of Dehalococcoidia bacterium genomic DNA includes:
- a CDS encoding DUF262 domain-containing protein, which produces MLSILQNVGSGKFQLPDFQRGWVWDDEHVRSLLASISLSYPIGAVMMLQAGNDDVRFKPRVVEGVVLGGPVQPERFILDGQQRLTSLFMALLSSQPVPTRDARGKAIRRWYYIDMEQALDPDGDREEAVIGLPEDRIIRNFRGEVLEDYSVANYEFSRGYFPLEHVFACAEWRKQYNKYWNYNGDKIEFFDRFETEIIKRFELNRPGFHRDSGYWEAASGSGCCSS; this is translated from the coding sequence GTGCTGTCGATCCTGCAGAATGTCGGCAGCGGAAAGTTTCAACTCCCCGACTTTCAGCGCGGCTGGGTCTGGGATGATGAGCATGTCCGTAGTCTACTTGCCAGCATCTCCCTCTCCTACCCTATCGGCGCCGTCATGATGTTGCAGGCCGGCAACGACGACGTCCGCTTCAAGCCTCGCGTGGTTGAAGGCGTCGTCTTGGGCGGCCCGGTGCAGCCCGAGCGTTTCATCCTTGACGGACAGCAGAGGCTGACGTCACTCTTCATGGCGCTTCTGTCCAGCCAGCCTGTGCCCACGCGGGACGCCCGCGGCAAGGCGATTCGCAGATGGTATTACATCGACATGGAGCAGGCTCTGGACCCGGACGGGGACCGCGAAGAGGCAGTCATCGGGCTGCCGGAGGATCGAATCATTCGCAACTTCCGCGGCGAGGTCCTCGAAGACTACTCGGTGGCGAACTATGAATTTAGCCGAGGGTACTTTCCTCTGGAGCACGTATTCGCTTGTGCAGAGTGGCGAAAGCAATATAACAAGTATTGGAACTACAATGGTGATAAGATCGAGTTCTTCGATCGATTTGAGACAGAGATCATCAAGCGGTTTGAGCTGAACCGCCCCGGGTTTCATAGAGACTCGGGTTATTGGGAAGCAGCCAGTGGAAGCGGCTGCTGCTCATCGTAG
- a CDS encoding SAF domain-containing protein, with the protein MYGQLLQLLARRAEAGNPLRVGLIGAGKFGTMFLSQVQRVPGLHLLGVADIAPARARAALLTAGFAPEQFAARSWEEARRTGGTRIVESGAELIAADGLEVVVEATGIPAAGIRHALDAFAHGRHVVMVNVEADVLAGPLLAARARAAGVTYSLAYGDQPALICELVDWARCAGFEVVCAGKGTKYLPVYHGSTPDTVWDYYGFTPEMVASGNYNARMFNSFLDGTKSAIEMAAVANASGLSPQDDGLRFPPCGVDDLPRVLRPCEAGGQLSRRGTVEVISSLERDGRPVFRDLRWGVYVTLAAPSEYVKRCFAEYGLVTDPSGSYTALYRPYHLIGLELAISVLGAGLRGEATGAATGFRGDVIAVAKRDLAAGETLDGEGGFTVYGVLWPAARALAKGGLPIGLAHGVRLKSAVPAGQIVRWQDVAIDAAGETVRLRQEMEAQFAPTVAPRR; encoded by the coding sequence ATGTACGGTCAGCTTTTGCAGCTCCTGGCGCGGCGAGCGGAGGCGGGCAACCCGCTGCGTGTCGGCCTGATCGGCGCCGGCAAGTTCGGCACGATGTTCTTGAGCCAGGTGCAGCGTGTACCGGGCCTGCACCTGCTCGGCGTGGCCGACATCGCGCCCGCGCGCGCCCGCGCCGCGCTGCTCACCGCCGGGTTCGCCCCGGAACAGTTCGCCGCGCGGAGTTGGGAGGAGGCGCGGCGCACGGGCGGCACGCGCATCGTCGAGAGCGGCGCCGAGCTGATCGCGGCGGATGGCCTGGAGGTGGTGGTGGAGGCGACGGGCATCCCCGCGGCCGGCATCCGCCACGCGCTCGACGCCTTCGCCCACGGCCGCCATGTCGTCATGGTCAACGTCGAGGCGGACGTGCTCGCCGGACCGCTTTTGGCCGCGCGCGCCCGCGCCGCCGGCGTCACCTACAGCCTCGCCTACGGCGACCAGCCGGCGCTGATCTGCGAGCTGGTGGACTGGGCGCGCTGCGCCGGCTTCGAGGTGGTCTGCGCCGGCAAGGGCACCAAGTACCTGCCCGTCTACCACGGCTCAACACCGGACACAGTCTGGGACTACTACGGTTTCACGCCCGAGATGGTGGCGAGCGGCAACTACAACGCCCGCATGTTCAACTCGTTTTTGGACGGCACCAAGTCCGCGATCGAGATGGCCGCCGTCGCCAACGCCAGCGGCCTCTCGCCACAGGACGACGGCCTGCGCTTCCCGCCCTGCGGCGTGGACGACCTGCCCCGCGTGCTGCGGCCCTGCGAGGCCGGCGGCCAGCTCTCGCGCCGCGGCACCGTCGAGGTGATCTCCAGCCTGGAGCGCGATGGTCGGCCCGTCTTCCGCGACCTGCGCTGGGGCGTCTACGTCACGCTGGCGGCGCCGTCGGAATACGTGAAGCGCTGCTTCGCCGAGTACGGGCTGGTCACCGACCCGAGCGGCAGCTACACGGCGCTCTACCGGCCGTACCACCTGATCGGGCTGGAGCTGGCGATCAGCGTGCTCGGCGCCGGCCTGCGCGGCGAGGCAACCGGCGCCGCAACCGGCTTCCGCGGCGACGTGATCGCCGTGGCCAAGCGCGATCTCGCCGCCGGCGAAACGCTGGACGGCGAAGGCGGCTTCACGGTCTACGGCGTGCTCTGGCCAGCCGCCCGCGCCCTGGCGAAGGGCGGCCTGCCGATCGGCCTCGCCCACGGCGTGCGGCTGAAGTCCGCCGTTCCCGCCGGCCAGATCGTGCGCTGGCAGGACGTCGCCATCGATGCCGCCGGCGAAACCGTGCGCCTCCGCCAGGAGATGGAAGCACAGTTCGCGCCCACTGTGGCGCCGCGACGATAG
- a CDS encoding phosphate-starvation-inducible PsiE family protein encodes MEKTERTPRGDPFQTADPLMEWADRAIHVLVGVLFLVAAVWIGVYSVKTFVHELSSGSDDFLVEAIDLINGLLLVLIILEVLGTVRSYLQEGHTSLKPFLVIGIISATRRVLAVGAESGVAKNFNAETTFRHLMIDLGVNAGVVLALALALWFFARAERDDAAGLDSATELRQRRALK; translated from the coding sequence ATGGAGAAGACGGAGCGTACTCCGCGCGGCGACCCGTTTCAGACGGCCGATCCGCTGATGGAGTGGGCGGATCGCGCCATTCACGTGCTGGTCGGCGTGTTGTTCCTCGTCGCGGCCGTCTGGATCGGCGTCTACTCGGTCAAGACGTTTGTGCACGAGCTTTCCTCGGGCAGCGACGACTTCCTGGTGGAAGCGATCGACCTGATTAACGGCCTGCTGCTGGTGCTCATCATTCTCGAAGTGCTGGGCACCGTGCGCAGCTATCTGCAGGAGGGCCACACCTCGCTCAAGCCCTTCCTCGTGATCGGCATTATCTCTGCCACGCGGCGCGTGCTCGCCGTTGGCGCCGAGAGCGGCGTGGCGAAAAACTTCAATGCCGAGACGACCTTCCGCCACTTGATGATCGACCTGGGCGTCAATGCCGGCGTCGTGCTGGCGCTGGCCCTGGCGCTCTGGTTCTTCGCGCGCGCCGAGCGCGATGACGCGGCCGGGCTGGATTCGGCGACCGAGCTGCGGCAGCGCCGCGCGCTGAAGTAG
- a CDS encoding thiamine pyrophosphate-binding protein produces MATTAADILLERIAGWGVDTIFGLPGDGIDGIMEALRKAQDRIRFIHVRHEEAAAFMACAYAKWTGRLGVCLATSGPGAIHLLNGLYDAKLDQAPVLALTGMTYHDLIGTHYQQDVNTDYLFQDVAEFNQRVMGPAHIENLVDLAVRTALTHRTVSHITFPTDLQEVEVDDQMRSQQNVRGHTTEMFRPPLRLPLRAEIERAAALFRGKRHICIVAGTGARGAWAELEQAAERLQAPIIKPLLGKDVVPDDSPYTTGGIGLLGTRPSQEALEQCDALLMVGSSFPYMAYLPKPGQAVVAQIDDDPARLGLRVPVDVGLAGDAPATLRELLPLLP; encoded by the coding sequence ATGGCTACCACCGCTGCAGACATCCTGCTCGAACGGATCGCCGGCTGGGGCGTGGATACGATCTTCGGCCTGCCGGGCGACGGCATCGACGGCATCATGGAGGCGCTGCGCAAGGCGCAGGACCGCATCAGGTTCATTCACGTGCGCCACGAGGAGGCCGCGGCCTTCATGGCCTGCGCCTACGCCAAGTGGACCGGCCGCCTCGGCGTCTGCCTGGCAACCTCCGGCCCGGGCGCCATTCACCTGCTGAACGGCCTCTATGACGCCAAGCTGGATCAGGCGCCGGTGCTGGCGCTCACCGGCATGACCTACCACGACCTGATCGGCACGCACTACCAGCAGGACGTGAACACCGACTACCTCTTCCAGGACGTGGCCGAGTTCAACCAGCGCGTGATGGGTCCGGCGCACATCGAGAACCTGGTGGATCTGGCCGTGCGCACGGCGTTGACACATCGCACCGTCTCGCACATCACCTTCCCCACGGATCTGCAAGAGGTCGAAGTGGACGACCAGATGCGCTCGCAGCAGAACGTCAGGGGCCATACGACCGAGATGTTCCGCCCGCCGCTGCGGCTGCCGCTGCGCGCGGAGATCGAGCGGGCGGCGGCGCTATTCCGCGGCAAGCGGCACATCTGCATCGTCGCCGGCACGGGCGCCCGCGGCGCGTGGGCCGAGCTGGAGCAGGCCGCCGAGCGGCTGCAGGCGCCGATTATCAAGCCGCTGCTCGGCAAAGACGTGGTGCCGGACGACAGTCCCTACACCACCGGCGGCATCGGCCTGCTGGGCACACGCCCCTCACAGGAGGCGCTGGAGCAGTGCGACGCGCTGCTGATGGTCGGCAGCTCCTTCCCCTACATGGCGTACCTGCCCAAGCCCGGCCAGGCCGTCGTCGCGCAGATCGACGACGATCCGGCGCGGCTCGGCCTGCGCGTGCCCGTGGATGTGGGCCTCGCGGGCGATGCGCCGGCGACGCTGCGCGAGCTGCTGCCGCTGCTGCCGTAG
- a CDS encoding thiamine pyrophosphate-dependent enzyme, protein MREWWKLMEERSSRDALPMKPQVLGWHLGQLLRDDAIFASDSGTIATWTARQVQIHGDQRFSLSGNLATMANGFPYAIAAQVAFPSRQCVALVGDGGFSMLMAEFSTAVKYKLPVKVVVLKNNVLGQIKWEQMVFLGNPEFGTDLLPIDFVKFAEACGGRGVHIEDPKRCREQLAEAFAMDGPVLIEAVTDPNEPPMPPKIQPSQALKFGEALAHGTPNRRRLGITLFRDVVDESTLAVSPAGVVARVKDKVEDLFGHGDDDGHNGRNRRGNGQSQGSAGPGRRGP, encoded by the coding sequence ATGCGCGAGTGGTGGAAGCTGATGGAGGAGCGCAGCAGCCGCGACGCCCTGCCGATGAAGCCGCAGGTGCTGGGCTGGCACTTGGGCCAACTGCTGCGCGACGACGCGATCTTCGCCTCGGACTCGGGCACGATTGCGACCTGGACGGCGCGGCAGGTGCAGATCCACGGCGACCAGCGCTTCTCGCTCTCCGGCAATCTCGCCACGATGGCGAACGGCTTCCCCTACGCGATCGCGGCGCAGGTCGCCTTCCCCAGCCGGCAGTGCGTGGCGCTGGTGGGCGATGGCGGCTTCTCGATGCTGATGGCCGAGTTCTCGACCGCGGTGAAGTACAAGCTGCCGGTCAAGGTCGTGGTGCTCAAGAACAACGTGCTCGGGCAGATCAAGTGGGAGCAGATGGTCTTCCTGGGCAACCCGGAGTTCGGCACCGACCTGCTGCCGATCGACTTCGTCAAGTTCGCCGAAGCCTGCGGCGGCCGCGGCGTGCACATCGAAGACCCGAAACGCTGCCGCGAGCAGCTGGCCGAGGCGTTCGCGATGGACGGCCCCGTGCTGATCGAGGCCGTGACCGACCCCAACGAGCCGCCGATGCCGCCCAAGATCCAGCCCTCGCAGGCGCTGAAGTTTGGCGAGGCGCTGGCGCACGGCACGCCGAATCGCCGGCGCCTCGGCATCACGCTCTTCCGCGACGTAGTAGACGAGTCGACCCTGGCCGTCAGCCCCGCGGGCGTGGTAGCCCGCGTCAAAGATAAGGTCGAGGATCTGTTCGGCCACGGCGATGACGACGGGCACAATGGCCGCAATCGCCGCGGCAACGGGCAGAGCCAGGGCTCGGCCGGACCGGGCCGCCGCGGACCGTGA
- a CDS encoding enolase C-terminal domain-like protein, with the protein MSSGKADTVQRLDVSVYRIPTDRPEADDTFAGDSTTLVLVEAAAASGERGMGFSYAAAAAATVIQETLAQAICGCEAEGVGVSWERMVRSVRNAGRPGIAATAISAVDIALWDLKARCAGVALFTVLGPVREAVPNYGSGGFTSYTVAELAEQLGGWVGLGIPCVKMKIGTDWGTKPEVDVERVRVARRAIGHEAELFVDANGAYTVKQAIGLALQFADEGVTYFEEPVSSDQLDQLAFIRGQIPQDVVAGEYGYDPWYFRDMLRAGAVDIMQADATRCLGISGWLEAARLAHSFAVPFSAHCGPTIHAQAGCAAPQLAHVEYFHDHARIEQLIFEGAPEPDGGVLRPGPRRPGLGLELKRGDAERWKVC; encoded by the coding sequence GTGAGCAGCGGCAAAGCGGACACGGTGCAGCGGCTGGACGTAAGCGTCTACCGCATCCCGACGGACCGCCCCGAGGCCGACGACACCTTCGCCGGGGACTCGACCACGCTGGTGCTGGTGGAAGCCGCGGCCGCATCCGGGGAGCGCGGCATGGGCTTCAGCTACGCCGCGGCGGCCGCGGCGACGGTGATTCAGGAGACGCTCGCCCAGGCGATTTGCGGCTGCGAGGCCGAGGGCGTGGGCGTGAGCTGGGAGCGCATGGTGCGGTCGGTGCGCAACGCCGGCCGCCCCGGCATCGCTGCAACCGCGATCTCGGCGGTGGATATCGCGCTCTGGGATCTGAAGGCACGCTGCGCGGGCGTGGCGCTGTTCACAGTGCTCGGCCCGGTGCGCGAGGCCGTGCCGAACTACGGCAGCGGCGGCTTCACCAGCTATACCGTCGCGGAGCTGGCGGAACAGCTCGGCGGCTGGGTCGGGCTCGGCATTCCCTGCGTGAAAATGAAGATCGGCACGGACTGGGGCACGAAGCCCGAGGTCGATGTCGAGCGCGTGCGCGTCGCCCGCCGGGCGATCGGCCACGAGGCCGAGCTGTTCGTGGACGCGAACGGCGCCTACACGGTGAAGCAGGCGATCGGCCTGGCGCTGCAGTTTGCCGACGAGGGCGTGACCTACTTCGAAGAGCCGGTCTCTTCGGATCAGCTCGACCAGCTCGCCTTCATCCGCGGCCAGATTCCCCAGGACGTCGTCGCCGGCGAGTACGGCTACGACCCCTGGTACTTCCGCGACATGCTGCGTGCCGGCGCTGTGGACATCATGCAGGCGGACGCCACCCGCTGCCTCGGCATCAGCGGCTGGCTGGAGGCGGCGCGGCTGGCGCACAGCTTCGCGGTGCCCTTCTCCGCCCACTGCGGCCCGACGATCCACGCGCAGGCCGGCTGCGCCGCGCCGCAGCTCGCGCACGTCGAGTACTTTCACGACCACGCCCGCATCGAGCAGCTGATCTTCGAGGGCGCGCCCGAGCCCGATGGCGGCGTGCTGCGGCCCGGCCCGCGCCGGCCCGGCCTGGGTCTCGAACTGAAGCGTGGTGACGCGGAACGCTGGAAGGTCTGCTGA
- a CDS encoding gluconate 2-dehydrogenase subunit 3 family protein: protein MNRGRYPKADILAQRGHWDDATREVVLDRVHNVPRFSFFPPHEQATLIALCERVIPQAQRPSHRRVPLAPWIDQKCASGKLEGFRFDNMPPLSDAWRQGLAGLDHTAQALYGADFCDLDDAWQDVVLASIRDGSPPGAVWQALPATRWWNYIALRQIAGVYYAYPYAWDEIGFGGPAYPRGYFALNHGAPEPWEPREAGGER from the coding sequence GTGAACCGCGGCCGTTACCCGAAGGCCGACATCCTCGCACAGCGTGGCCACTGGGACGACGCCACGCGCGAGGTCGTGCTGGACCGCGTGCACAACGTGCCGCGCTTCTCCTTCTTCCCGCCGCATGAGCAGGCGACCCTGATCGCGCTCTGCGAGCGTGTGATCCCACAGGCGCAGCGCCCTTCGCATCGCCGCGTGCCGCTCGCGCCCTGGATCGACCAGAAATGCGCCTCGGGCAAGCTGGAGGGATTTCGCTTCGACAACATGCCGCCGCTCAGCGACGCCTGGCGACAGGGCCTCGCAGGGCTGGACCATACGGCCCAGGCGTTGTACGGCGCGGACTTCTGCGACCTCGACGACGCCTGGCAGGATGTGGTCCTGGCCAGCATCCGCGACGGCTCCCCGCCCGGTGCGGTCTGGCAAGCGCTGCCGGCGACGCGCTGGTGGAACTACATCGCCCTGCGCCAGATCGCCGGCGTCTACTACGCCTACCCCTACGCCTGGGACGAGATCGGCTTCGGCGGGCCGGCCTATCCGCGCGGCTACTTCGCGCTCAACCACGGCGCGCCGGAGCCGTGGGAGCCGCGCGAGGCGGGGGGCGAGCGGTGA